One Astatotilapia calliptera chromosome 1, fAstCal1.2, whole genome shotgun sequence DNA segment encodes these proteins:
- the dpep1 gene encoding dipeptidase 1, which translates to MLHRVNLASCLVLWITSCAITLAVDPNDYMARALQLMSETPLIDGHNDLPWQLRSQFNNQLNKVDLNTLANTHTNIPKIKDGRLGAQFWAAYVPCDTQYKDAVRQTLEQIDVIHRMCQKYPEIFMFASSSQDILKAFNMNKTASLIGVEGGHSLDSSLGTLRTMYQLGVRYLTLTHSCNTPWVDNWLVDTGSEPSEHNGLSSFGKQVIAEMNRLGMLIDLAHVSEEVMNQVLTLSKAPVIFSHSSAYAVCPHKRNVPDDVLRRVNETKGIVMVNFYNDYVTCSNTAKLSDVADHFDHIKKVAGADIIGFGGDYDGVPRVPEGLEDVSKVPNLVAELLRRGWTDEEVKAALGNNLLRVMSEVEKVRDSMSNEIPDDVPIPNEDVQNPCRTSFGYPSTTGSNGSAQSLSTLALLITLVLQAWITSTV; encoded by the exons ATGCTGCACAGGGTAAATTTGGCTTCATGCTTGGTGCTCTGGATCACTTCCTGCGCCATCACCTTGGCTGTGGATCCCAACGATTACATGGCCAGAGCCTTGCAGTTAATGTCAGAGACGCCACTCATTGATGG TCATAATGACTTGCCTTGGCAGCTTCGGTCACAATTCAACAATCAGCTGAACAAAGTGGATCTTAACACACTGGCAAACACTCACACCAACATCCCTAAGATCAAGGATGGACGACTGGGTGCTCAG TTTTGGGCAGCATACGTCCCCTGTGACACTCAGTACAAAGATGCTGTCAGACAAACGCTGGAGCAGATAGACGTGATTCACAGGATGTGTCAGAAATACCCTGAAATCTTCATGTTTGCCTCCAGTAGCCAAG ACATCTTGAAGGCCTTTAATATGAATAAGACCGCCAGTCTGATTGGGGTTGAGGGTGGTCACTCACTCGACAGCAGTCTGGGGACCCTGCGCACCATGTACCAGCTGGGGGTGCGCTACCTCACACTCACCCACTCCTGCAACACACCTTG GGTAGATAACTGGCTCGTGGACACTGGATCAGAGCCATCGGAGCATAACGGCCTCTCTTCTTTTGGCAAA CAAGTAATTGCGGAAATGAACCGCCTGGGGATGCTGATCGACCTGGCTCATGTTTCTGAGGAGGTGATGAACCAGGTGCTGACCCTGTCTAAAGCTCCGGTCATCTTCAGCCACTCCTCCGCATACGCCGTCTGTCCACATAAGAGGAACGTCCCAGATGACGTCCTGAGACGAGTG AATGAAACTAAAGGAATTGTGATGGTCAACTTCTACAATGACTATGTGACCTGCAGCAATACGGCTAAATTGTCTGATGTCGCAG ATCATTTCGACCATATAAAGAAAGTGGCCGGGGCAGACATCATCGGCTTTGGTGGAGATTATGATGGCGTTCCCAG AGTACCTGAGGGTTTGGAGGATGTGTCCAAGGTCCCCAATTTGGTGGCTGAACTGCTCAGGAGAGGATGGACTGATGAGGAAGTCAAAGCTGCTCTTGGAAATAACCTGCTCCGTGTCATGAGTGAGGTTGAGAAG GTCCGCGACAGCATGAGCAACGAGATCCCGGATGATGTTCCCATTCCAAACGAAGATGTGCAGAACCCGTGCAGAACAAGCTTCGGATACCCCAGCACTACCGGCTCCAACGGATCAGCCCAGTCGCTCAGTACACTGGCGCTTCTGATTACACTGGTTCTCCAGGCTTGGATTACATCAACTGTTTAA
- the sult5a1 gene encoding sulfotransferase family 5A, member 1 isoform X1, translating into MECFSVSVWSLSVCSQQERHTTGEHRGREAGGATDRQSYRADHKKEIRAEAAERISKAVNSLLKVDMARLDVTEMFHGISFPGHLHTQDSLKYAVSFPFLDTDILIVSYPKSGTTWLQEVVTLIRTRGNPGLSQTVENWKRAPWLEHYYSSALLEALPTTARVITTHLPHHLLGPALQHSKTKVIYVSRNPKDVLVSFYHFHKMANFLPEPHSFPDFLDRFLDETVSFGSWFDHIKGWTSQINSNLLHITYEEMSLDLHGTIKKISSFLQCPLVEDEVNNCVKHCSFSSMKENKMINYTLVPQEIMDHSKGSFMRKGKVGDWKNMFTEEDSRKFETVFTSKMMENSTLEFVWE; encoded by the exons ATGGAGTGTTTTTCAGTG TCTGTGTGGTCATTGTCTGTGTGTTCTCAACAAGAAAGACACACAACAGGAGAGCATAGAGGCAGAGAGGCAGGCGGagctacagacagacagagctaCAGAGCAGATCACAAAAAGGAGATTAGAGCAGAGGCAGCTGAAAGGATATCAAAAGCAGTAAATAGTTTGTTGAAGGTGGATATGGCCAGGTTAGATGTCACAGAGATGTTTCATGGCATTTCGTTTCCTGGACACCTGCACACTCAGGATTCCTTGAAATATGCTGTCAGCTTTCCATTTCTGGATACGGATATTCTCATAGTGTCTTATCCAAAGTCAG GTACCACATGGCTACAGGAAGTTGTGACTCTCATACGCACCAGAGGGAACCCAGGGTTGTCCCAGACTGTTGAAAACTGGAAAAGAGCTCCTTGGTTGGAGCACTATTATAGCTCTGCTCTGCTGGAGGCCTTACCTACTACAGCTCGAGTCATCACTACACACTTGCCTCATCACCTGCTgggccctgccctccagcactccAAAACCAAG GTCATCTATGTGAGCAGAAATCCTAAAGATGTGCTTGTGTCCTTTTACCACTTCCACAAAATGGCCAACTTCCTCCCTGAGCCTCATTCATTTCCAGATTTTTTGGACCGATTCCTGGATGAAACAG tttctttcGGTTCCTGGTTTGACCACATTAAAGGCTGGACCAGTCAGATTAATAGCAATCTGCTTCACATCACCTATGAAGAAATGTCGCTG GATCTGCACGGCACCATAAAGAAAATAAGCTCGTTCCTTCAGTGTCCCCTGGTGGAGGACGAGGTCAACAACTGCGTGAAACACTGCAGCTTCAGCAGCATGAAGGAAAACAAGATGATCAACTACACTCTCGTCCCTCAGGAAATAATGGACCACAGCAAGGGCTCCTTCATGAGAAAAG GTAAAGTGGGAGACTGGAAAAACATGTTCACAGAGGAGGACAGTAGAAAATTTGAAACCGTCTTCACCTCAAAGATGATGGAGAACAGCACTTTAGAGTTTGTGTGGGAGTAG
- the sult5a1 gene encoding sulfotransferase family 5A, member 1 isoform X2 yields the protein MARLDVTEMFHGISFPGHLHTQDSLKYAVSFPFLDTDILIVSYPKSGTTWLQEVVTLIRTRGNPGLSQTVENWKRAPWLEHYYSSALLEALPTTARVITTHLPHHLLGPALQHSKTKVIYVSRNPKDVLVSFYHFHKMANFLPEPHSFPDFLDRFLDETVSFGSWFDHIKGWTSQINSNLLHITYEEMSLDLHGTIKKISSFLQCPLVEDEVNNCVKHCSFSSMKENKMINYTLVPQEIMDHSKGSFMRKGKVGDWKNMFTEEDSRKFETVFTSKMMENSTLEFVWE from the exons ATGGCCAGGTTAGATGTCACAGAGATGTTTCATGGCATTTCGTTTCCTGGACACCTGCACACTCAGGATTCCTTGAAATATGCTGTCAGCTTTCCATTTCTGGATACGGATATTCTCATAGTGTCTTATCCAAAGTCAG GTACCACATGGCTACAGGAAGTTGTGACTCTCATACGCACCAGAGGGAACCCAGGGTTGTCCCAGACTGTTGAAAACTGGAAAAGAGCTCCTTGGTTGGAGCACTATTATAGCTCTGCTCTGCTGGAGGCCTTACCTACTACAGCTCGAGTCATCACTACACACTTGCCTCATCACCTGCTgggccctgccctccagcactccAAAACCAAG GTCATCTATGTGAGCAGAAATCCTAAAGATGTGCTTGTGTCCTTTTACCACTTCCACAAAATGGCCAACTTCCTCCCTGAGCCTCATTCATTTCCAGATTTTTTGGACCGATTCCTGGATGAAACAG tttctttcGGTTCCTGGTTTGACCACATTAAAGGCTGGACCAGTCAGATTAATAGCAATCTGCTTCACATCACCTATGAAGAAATGTCGCTG GATCTGCACGGCACCATAAAGAAAATAAGCTCGTTCCTTCAGTGTCCCCTGGTGGAGGACGAGGTCAACAACTGCGTGAAACACTGCAGCTTCAGCAGCATGAAGGAAAACAAGATGATCAACTACACTCTCGTCCCTCAGGAAATAATGGACCACAGCAAGGGCTCCTTCATGAGAAAAG GTAAAGTGGGAGACTGGAAAAACATGTTCACAGAGGAGGACAGTAGAAAATTTGAAACCGTCTTCACCTCAAAGATGATGGAGAACAGCACTTTAGAGTTTGTGTGGGAGTAG